A single genomic interval of Notolabrus celidotus isolate fNotCel1 chromosome 13, fNotCel1.pri, whole genome shotgun sequence harbors:
- the nkx2.4b gene encoding NK2 homeobox 4b, which produces MSFSPKHSTPFSVSDILSPMEDSYRRFGGMDHTTGGLGSPLGPYRQTQVSQSGTQHQQQQAQQHQPPHLHHHHHHHHHHHLSSSSSSSSSSSSSASAAAAAALGPGGPYHVPPHGVPHGVPQFSGAVGGFCGNELPSYQDTVRGGGAAWYSNPEPRYPTISRFMGPSSGMNMSGMVGSLSGMDHNTKSMVTLHSAPRRKRRVLFSQAQVYELERRFKQQKYLSAPEREHLAGLIHLSPNQVKIWFQNHRYKLKRQAKDKTPQQLQEGTGGGGGGGGGGGGSLCRSSSVSPVLSKTGKSCRTDSSSSNLTGEAMQGAPQQQVNQQQQVNQLSSTEELEDLSPSPPLGLHAQINMTQTDAALIEYTNSMIGSNLLYGRTW; this is translated from the exons ATGTCCTTCAGCCCCAAACACTCCACCCCCTTCTCAGTCTCCGACATTTTGAGCCCGATGGAGGACAGCTACAGGAGGTTCGGAGGGATGGATCACACCACGGGGGGTCTCGGGTCCCCGCTGGGCCCCTACAGGCAGACCCAGGTCTCCCAGTCCGGTacgcagcatcagcagcagcaggcgcaGCAGCACCAGCCGCCTCAtcttcaccatcatcaccaccaccatcaccatcaccacctgtcctcctcctcttcatcctcatcctcctcctcttcctcagcctcagcagcagcagcagccgcgcTGGGACCCGGAGGGCCGTACCACGTGCCCCCCCACGGGGTCCCCCACGGGGTCCCGCAGTTCTCCGGGGCCGTCGGAGGATTCTGTGGGAACGAGCTGCCGTCCTACCAGGACACCGTGAGGGGGGGAGGAGCGGCCTGGTACAGCAACCCGGAGCCCAGATACCCCACAA TTTCCAGATTCATGGGCCCCTCCAGTGGGATGAACATGTCCGGGATGGTGGGCTCTCTGTCCGGGATGGACCACAACACCAAGTCCATGGTGACCCTGCACTCCGCGCCGCGCAGGAAGCGGCGCGTGCTCTTCTCCCAGGCTCAGGTCTACGAGCTGGAGCGGCGCTTCAAGCAGCAGAAGTACCTGTCCGCGCCGGAGAGGGAACACCTGGCAGGACTGATCCACCTCAGCCCGAACCAGGTCAAGATCTGGTTCCAGAACCACCGGTACAAACTGAAGCGGCAGGCCAAGGACAAGACGccgcagcagctgcaggagggaaccggaggaggaggaggtggaggaggaggaggaggagggagtctGTGCCGCTCCTCCTCAGTGTCCCCGGTTCTATCGAAAACCGGTAAGAGCTGCAGGACCGACTCCAGCAGCTCCAACCTGACCGGGGAGGCCATGCAGGGGGCCCCGCAGCAGCAGgtgaaccagcagcagcaggtgaaccAGCTCTCGTCCACGGAGGAGCTCGAGGATTTATCCCCGAGTCCTCCTCTGGGACTCCACGCGCAGATCAACATGACGCAGACGGACGCGGCGCTGATCGAGTACACGAACAGCATGATCGGGTCCAATTTACTGTACGGGAGGACTTGGTAG